A part of Nocardioides sp. WS12 genomic DNA contains:
- a CDS encoding HNH endonuclease, whose amino-acid sequence MRTCLGCGTSMTKPSQKVYCSVACQRSLERTAKTAEWLATGHARATGQRGHYVRRYLLDAQDGCCEICGIVEEWNGQPLVFVLDHIDGDAANNRRENLRMICPNCDSQLPTFKNRNRGKGRHFRRERYANGQSY is encoded by the coding sequence ATGCGAACCTGTCTCGGGTGCGGCACCTCGATGACCAAACCAAGCCAGAAGGTGTACTGCAGCGTCGCCTGCCAACGGTCGCTTGAACGCACTGCCAAGACCGCAGAGTGGTTGGCCACCGGCCACGCACGAGCCACCGGCCAACGCGGCCACTACGTTCGCCGATACCTCCTGGACGCACAGGACGGCTGCTGCGAGATCTGCGGGATCGTCGAGGAGTGGAACGGCCAGCCCTTGGTCTTCGTCCTCGACCACATCGACGGCGATGCTGCCAACAACCGCCGCGAGAACCTGCGCATGATCTGCCCGAACTGCGACTCGCAACTGCCGACGTTCAAGAACAGGAATCGTGGCAAGGGGCGGCACTTCCGCCGCGAGCGCTACGCGAACGGGCAGTCGTACTAG
- a CDS encoding MFS transporter → MTDRPPRRVLATLCVTVTVSYGTLYYAFAVLAPTISTDTGWSLTAITAAFSAGSLATGVAGIPAGRAIQAGGPRKVMVAGGCVGAAGLLLVAVAPTYPLFLVAMVVCGTGGAGLFYAPAFAAITHWYGARRVEALTALTLVAGFASTIFAPTTTLLAERTSWRTTYLMLAVLLLVVAVPLHHFALRLAWQPVEAGHHAATDRDVVTSAAFVLVAIGFTLATLAMYASIVAFVPLLIERDLTPGLAAWALGLGGAGQVVGRLAYPALSRTLGLRARVGLMTSALAVTIAVFAVVPGPASLLVLGAVVAGAARGLFTLVGALLVTDLWGPERYATLNGVLGAPVAVATAVGPFVGAGLAEVAGGYPVTFAVLGGIAAVGAVLSVAAVGMVER, encoded by the coding sequence ATGACCGATCGGCCGCCGCGCAGGGTCCTCGCGACTCTTTGCGTGACGGTGACGGTCAGCTACGGCACGCTCTACTACGCCTTCGCCGTGCTGGCGCCCACGATCTCGACCGACACCGGGTGGTCCCTGACCGCGATCACCGCCGCGTTCTCCGCCGGGAGTCTCGCCACCGGAGTGGCCGGGATCCCGGCGGGGCGGGCGATCCAGGCGGGCGGCCCGCGCAAGGTCATGGTGGCCGGCGGATGTGTCGGTGCGGCGGGACTGCTGCTCGTGGCGGTCGCGCCGACGTACCCGCTCTTCCTCGTGGCCATGGTCGTGTGCGGCACGGGTGGGGCCGGCCTGTTCTACGCGCCCGCGTTTGCCGCGATCACCCACTGGTACGGCGCGCGCCGGGTCGAGGCGCTGACGGCGCTCACGCTCGTGGCGGGCTTCGCCAGCACCATCTTCGCGCCGACGACGACCCTGCTGGCCGAGCGCACCTCGTGGCGCACCACCTACCTGATGCTGGCTGTGCTCCTCCTGGTCGTCGCGGTACCGCTGCACCACTTCGCGCTCCGGCTTGCCTGGCAGCCGGTGGAGGCGGGGCACCATGCGGCCACCGACCGCGACGTCGTCACCAGCGCCGCCTTCGTGCTCGTCGCGATCGGTTTCACCCTGGCCACCCTGGCGATGTATGCGTCGATCGTGGCGTTCGTGCCGCTCCTGATCGAGCGCGACCTCACTCCTGGGCTCGCCGCCTGGGCGCTCGGTCTCGGAGGAGCCGGGCAGGTCGTCGGGCGCCTCGCCTACCCGGCACTCAGCCGGACGCTCGGACTGCGAGCCCGGGTCGGCCTGATGACCTCCGCGCTGGCGGTGACCATCGCCGTGTTCGCGGTCGTGCCGGGTCCGGCGTCGCTGCTCGTGCTCGGTGCCGTCGTGGCCGGCGCTGCCCGTGGGCTCTTCACGCTCGTGGGCGCGCTGCTGGTCACCGACCTGTGGGGGCCGGAGCGCTACGCAACCCTCAATGGAGTCCTCGGCGCGCCCGTCGCCGTGGCCACGGCCGTCGGGCCGTTCGTGGGTGCCGGTCTGGCCGAGGTGGCCGGTGGTTATCCGGTCACGTTCGCTGTGCTGGGTGGCATCGCCGCCGTGGGCGCGGTGCTGTCCGTCGCGGCTGTGGGGATGGTCGAGCGCTGA
- the pdxY gene encoding pyridoxal kinase PdxY, with amino-acid sequence MKILSIQSSVAFGHVGNSAAVFPLQRLGHEVWPVFTVHFSNHTGYGAWRGPLLDPADVRDVIAGIDDRGVLGSADAVLSGYQGDPAMGAVILEAVARVKELNPDAIYCCDPVIGDVGRGIFVRPGIPEYLRDEVVPHADVLTPNHFELEFLAGREARTVEDVLAAIDVVRDRGPRDVLVTSVRYDDSETLDVVAVSDAGAWAVTTPVLPIAPNGGGDLTAALYLAHLHASGSPATALGLTTSSVFTVLERTLAAGTRELQLIAAQDAIAAPPERFEVRQLR; translated from the coding sequence GTGAAGATCCTGTCCATCCAGTCCTCGGTCGCGTTCGGGCATGTCGGCAACTCGGCAGCGGTCTTCCCGCTGCAACGCCTCGGCCACGAGGTCTGGCCGGTGTTCACGGTGCACTTCTCGAACCACACCGGGTACGGCGCCTGGCGCGGCCCGCTGCTGGACCCGGCCGACGTGCGCGACGTCATCGCCGGCATCGATGACCGCGGCGTGCTGGGGTCGGCCGACGCGGTGCTGTCCGGCTACCAGGGCGACCCTGCAATGGGTGCGGTCATCCTCGAAGCCGTCGCCCGGGTCAAGGAACTCAACCCCGACGCCATCTATTGCTGCGACCCGGTCATCGGCGACGTGGGCCGCGGCATCTTCGTGCGGCCCGGGATCCCGGAGTACCTGCGCGACGAGGTGGTGCCCCATGCCGACGTCCTGACGCCCAACCACTTCGAACTCGAGTTCCTGGCCGGTCGTGAAGCACGCACGGTCGAGGACGTGCTGGCGGCTATTGACGTCGTACGCGATCGGGGGCCGCGGGACGTCCTCGTCACCTCGGTCCGGTACGACGACAGCGAGACCCTCGACGTCGTAGCGGTCTCCGACGCCGGCGCCTGGGCCGTCACCACCCCGGTCCTGCCGATCGCGCCCAACGGTGGCGGCGACCTGACGGCCGCGCTGTACCTCGCGCACCTGCACGCCTCCGGCTCCCCCGCGACCGCCCTGGGCCTGACCACCTCGTCGGTCTTCACCGTCCTCGAGCGCACCCTGGCTGCCGGAACACGCGAGCTCCAACTGATAGCCGCACAGGACGCGATTGCCGCTCCCCCGGAGCGGTTCGAGGTGCGGCAACTGCGGTGA
- a CDS encoding GMC family oxidoreductase N-terminal domain-containing protein gives MAKRASKNNQRSSEADYVVVGSGSSGAIVAGRLAQSGASVILLEAGKSDDKGLHGYMSKVPGMIGPMHSEPKLEAKFDWGYRSVPQAGLDGRRMPAPRGKVGGGSSSVNGMVYVRGNRANYDSWAAEGNTGWSADDVNKAFKRYEDFEDGEDAYRGSGGPIKITRNKTPQEATLQFIQATSDTLGVKVNDDYNGAEQEGISRMQQNAADGLRYSSTRGYVHHLNPRTLEFQTEVHVEKVVIKDGRATGVEVLDQGKGGGTRRFIRAGKEVILSSGFINSPQLLMLSGVGPADHLASLGIEVIADLPVGDNLHDHLFHPLSFHIPSVTYRGNPWTFAKGTARNLAGRKSFLDNSVFESVGFIRSGLATDVPDIQLHALPWTYPSPNQDEPIRHMPDPRPGLTVFSTLIYPKSRGTIRLASSDPMTAPLIDYGFFSHPDDVEVLAQGTEMIREIMASAAFGGGVKAEIHPGPSIANGKDLRVALKQRSTSVYHGVGTCRMGVDERAVVGPDLKVRGIEGLRVADASIMPSITGGNTNAPCYMIGEMAAEIILGGANW, from the coding sequence ATGGCCAAGCGCGCGAGCAAGAACAACCAGCGCAGCAGTGAAGCCGACTACGTGGTGGTCGGATCCGGGAGCTCCGGGGCGATCGTCGCGGGTCGTCTGGCCCAGTCGGGCGCGAGCGTGATCCTGCTCGAGGCGGGCAAGAGCGACGACAAGGGCCTGCACGGCTACATGTCCAAGGTTCCCGGCATGATCGGCCCGATGCACTCCGAGCCCAAGCTCGAGGCGAAGTTCGACTGGGGCTACCGCTCGGTTCCCCAGGCCGGTCTCGATGGACGCCGGATGCCCGCCCCGCGCGGCAAGGTCGGCGGCGGCTCGTCCTCGGTCAACGGCATGGTCTACGTGCGCGGCAACCGCGCCAACTACGACTCGTGGGCCGCTGAGGGCAACACGGGTTGGTCCGCCGACGACGTCAACAAGGCGTTCAAGCGCTACGAGGACTTCGAGGACGGCGAGGACGCCTACCGCGGCTCCGGAGGCCCCATCAAGATCACCCGCAACAAGACCCCGCAGGAGGCGACCCTCCAGTTCATCCAGGCCACCTCCGACACCCTCGGCGTCAAGGTCAACGACGACTACAACGGTGCCGAGCAGGAGGGCATCTCCCGGATGCAGCAGAACGCTGCGGACGGCCTGCGCTACTCCTCGACCCGCGGCTACGTGCACCACCTCAACCCGCGCACCCTCGAGTTCCAGACCGAGGTGCACGTCGAGAAGGTCGTGATCAAGGACGGCCGGGCCACCGGTGTCGAGGTCCTCGACCAGGGCAAGGGCGGCGGCACCCGCCGCTTCATCAGGGCCGGCAAGGAGGTGATCCTCTCCTCGGGGTTCATCAACAGCCCGCAGCTGCTGATGCTGTCCGGTGTCGGTCCCGCCGACCACCTGGCCTCGCTCGGCATCGAGGTGATCGCGGACCTGCCGGTGGGCGACAACCTGCACGACCACCTGTTTCACCCGCTGTCGTTCCACATCCCGAGCGTCACGTACCGCGGCAACCCGTGGACGTTCGCGAAGGGGACCGCGCGCAACCTCGCCGGTCGCAAGTCCTTCCTCGACAACTCGGTCTTCGAGTCGGTCGGGTTCATCCGCTCCGGCCTGGCGACCGATGTCCCCGACATCCAGCTGCACGCGCTGCCGTGGACCTACCCGAGCCCCAACCAGGACGAGCCGATCCGGCACATGCCCGACCCGCGTCCCGGCCTCACCGTCTTCTCGACGCTGATCTATCCGAAGAGCCGGGGCACGATCCGCCTCGCGTCCTCGGACCCGATGACCGCACCACTCATCGACTACGGCTTCTTCAGCCACCCCGACGACGTCGAGGTGCTGGCCCAGGGCACCGAGATGATCCGCGAGATCATGGCGTCCGCCGCCTTTGGTGGGGGCGTGAAGGCCGAGATCCACCCGGGTCCGTCGATCGCCAACGGCAAGGACCTGCGGGTCGCGCTCAAGCAGCGGTCCACGTCGGTCTACCACGGTGTCGGCACCTGCCGGATGGGCGTCGACGAGCGTGCGGTCGTCGGCCCGGACCTGAAGGTCCGTGGCATCGAGGGCCTGCGGGTCGCGGACGCGTCGATCATGCCGTCGATCACGGGTGGCAACACCAACGCGCCCTGCTACATGATCGGCGAGATGGCGGCCGAGATCATCCTGGGCGGGGCGAACTGGTGA
- a CDS encoding succinic semialdehyde dehydrogenase — translation MTSSTQAPVRPASVTDELLDRLVARVPGRTGVTWKLTEVYSGEVLVELPQSTPEDIEAAFEEARAAQRLWAQWPVAKRVEVFKRAHTLLVDNAHTTADLIQVESGKNRRMAIEESCDPPMVMSYYIKRAQKLLKPAKHAGPVPIISGSTEVRVPKGVVGIIAPWNFPFATGLSDAIPALIAGNAVVVKPDNKTALSPLFGIALLEEAGLPKGLFQVVCGEGPDIGPTLIDNANYVMFTGSTATGRVIGERAGRNLIGCCLELGGKNPMIVLDDLDEAGVADWVESAIFGCFGNTGQICMHIERIYLPESRYDELRSAFVERARNLVIGATYDFGPEVGSLVSPDHRDRVASHVEDAVAKGAKVLIGGRARPDLGPAFFEPTVLEGVTKDMLAGRTETFGPVVGLYPYRTLDQAIHLANDTDYGLNASVWSGDIARAEAVAARIDSGNVNINDALATAYASKGSPSGGVKSSGVGARHGDQGLLKYTDAKNVAVLKKQVMGARPGQDYNAYVKQMMQSLKIMRKLGR, via the coding sequence GTGACCTCGTCCACGCAGGCCCCGGTCCGGCCGGCCTCGGTCACCGACGAGCTGCTCGACCGCCTGGTTGCGCGGGTCCCGGGCCGCACGGGCGTGACCTGGAAGCTGACCGAGGTCTACTCCGGTGAGGTCCTCGTCGAGCTCCCGCAGTCGACGCCCGAGGACATCGAGGCAGCGTTCGAGGAAGCGCGAGCGGCCCAGCGGCTGTGGGCCCAGTGGCCGGTGGCCAAGCGGGTCGAGGTCTTCAAGCGTGCGCACACGCTGCTGGTCGACAACGCCCACACGACCGCCGACCTGATCCAGGTCGAGAGCGGCAAGAACCGTCGGATGGCGATCGAGGAGTCCTGCGATCCGCCGATGGTGATGAGCTACTACATCAAGCGGGCGCAGAAGCTGCTCAAGCCGGCCAAGCACGCGGGGCCGGTCCCGATCATCTCCGGCTCCACCGAGGTCCGCGTCCCGAAGGGCGTCGTCGGCATCATCGCGCCGTGGAACTTCCCGTTCGCGACCGGCCTCTCCGACGCGATCCCGGCGCTGATCGCCGGCAACGCCGTCGTGGTGAAGCCGGACAACAAGACGGCCCTGTCGCCGCTCTTCGGCATCGCCCTCCTCGAGGAGGCGGGTCTGCCCAAGGGCCTGTTCCAGGTTGTCTGCGGCGAGGGACCGGACATCGGTCCGACGCTGATCGACAACGCCAACTACGTCATGTTCACCGGATCGACCGCCACCGGTCGGGTCATCGGCGAGCGTGCGGGACGCAACCTGATCGGCTGCTGCCTGGAGCTCGGTGGCAAGAACCCGATGATCGTCCTCGACGACCTCGACGAGGCGGGCGTCGCCGACTGGGTGGAGTCCGCGATCTTTGGTTGCTTCGGCAACACCGGCCAGATCTGCATGCACATCGAGCGGATCTACCTCCCCGAGAGCCGGTACGACGAGCTGCGCTCGGCGTTCGTCGAGCGGGCCCGCAACCTGGTGATCGGGGCGACGTACGACTTCGGTCCGGAGGTCGGCTCGCTCGTCAGCCCGGATCACCGCGACCGGGTCGCCTCGCACGTCGAGGATGCCGTGGCCAAGGGTGCGAAGGTGCTGATCGGTGGCCGGGCGCGCCCGGACCTCGGGCCGGCCTTCTTCGAGCCCACCGTGCTGGAGGGTGTCACCAAGGACATGCTGGCCGGCCGCACGGAGACCTTCGGTCCTGTCGTCGGGCTGTACCCGTACCGGACCCTGGACCAGGCGATCCACCTCGCCAACGACACGGACTACGGGCTCAACGCTTCGGTGTGGAGCGGCGACATCGCCCGCGCCGAGGCAGTGGCGGCCCGGATCGACTCCGGCAACGTCAACATCAACGACGCGCTCGCGACTGCCTACGCCTCGAAGGGTTCGCCCTCAGGCGGTGTGAAGAGCTCCGGCGTCGGTGCTCGCCACGGTGACCAGGGCCTGCTGAAGTACACGGACGCCAAGAACGTCGCGGTGCTCAAGAAGCAGGTCATGGGTGCCCGGCCGGGCCAGGACTACAACGCCTACGTCAAGCAGATGATGCAGTCGCTGAAGATCATGCGGAAGCTGGGTCGCTGA
- a CDS encoding class III extradiol ring-cleavage dioxygenase, whose translation MSTDTTGRMPALYIGHGAPPLLDDPLWSSQLATWARDLPRPKAILIVSAHWESAPLSLSANHAPLVYDFGGFAPKYYQMTYETPDNSDLAARITAMMPKTEPVHQHASRGLDHGAWVPLKIMYPKADIPVVQMSMPTHDPGRLMEIGRRLQSLRDEGVLIIGSGFLTHGLPFLKSFQIDAQAPGWSKDFDAWAGEAMARGDVDELASYRDKAPGMPYAHPTVEHYSPLFVTLGAATDPTAPGDQVIDGFWMGLSKRSLQIG comes from the coding sequence ATGAGCACTGACACGACTGGACGGATGCCAGCCCTCTACATCGGGCACGGCGCTCCCCCGCTGCTCGACGACCCGCTCTGGTCGAGCCAACTGGCCACCTGGGCCCGGGACCTGCCGCGCCCCAAGGCGATCCTGATCGTCAGCGCCCACTGGGAATCCGCGCCGCTCTCGCTGTCCGCGAACCACGCGCCGCTGGTCTACGACTTCGGCGGTTTCGCGCCGAAGTACTACCAGATGACCTACGAGACGCCCGACAACTCCGACCTCGCAGCCCGGATCACCGCGATGATGCCGAAGACCGAACCGGTCCACCAGCACGCTTCGCGCGGCCTCGACCACGGCGCCTGGGTGCCGCTGAAGATCATGTATCCGAAGGCGGACATCCCGGTGGTCCAGATGTCGATGCCCACGCACGATCCCGGCCGCCTGATGGAGATCGGGCGCCGCCTGCAGTCACTGCGCGACGAGGGCGTACTGATCATCGGCTCGGGCTTCCTCACCCACGGCCTGCCGTTCCTGAAGTCCTTCCAGATCGACGCCCAGGCGCCCGGCTGGTCGAAGGACTTCGACGCCTGGGCCGGCGAGGCGATGGCCCGCGGCGACGTGGACGAACTGGCGTCGTACCGCGACAAGGCGCCGGGCATGCCGTACGCCCACCCGACCGTCGAGCACTACAGCCCGCTGTTCGTCACCCTCGGCGCAGCCACCGACCCCACCGCGCCCGGCGACCAGGTGATCGACGGGTTCTGGATGGGCCTGTCGAAGCGGTCGCTGCAGATTGGCTGA
- a CDS encoding uracil-DNA glycosylase, with protein sequence MAADWADALAPVEDRIAEVMRFLDAETAAGKFWAPEPDLIFRAFERPLAEVRVLIVGQDPYPTPGHGIGLCFAVDRSVRPLPPSLKNIYKEMRTDLKAVPPEHGDLTTWSEQGVLLLNRVLTVEQGQRHAHRRQGWEDVTACAIQALARRAEAGAPMVAILWGDPARTLAPLLDPVPVIESAHPSPLSAHKGFFGSRPFSRANQLLAEQGSTPVNWSLPS encoded by the coding sequence ATGGCCGCTGACTGGGCTGACGCCCTTGCCCCGGTCGAGGACCGGATCGCCGAGGTGATGCGATTCCTCGATGCGGAGACCGCTGCAGGGAAGTTCTGGGCACCTGAGCCGGACCTGATCTTCCGCGCCTTCGAACGGCCGCTGGCCGAGGTCCGGGTGCTCATCGTCGGCCAGGACCCGTACCCCACGCCGGGGCACGGGATCGGACTCTGCTTCGCCGTCGACCGCTCGGTGCGGCCACTGCCGCCGAGCCTGAAGAACATCTACAAGGAGATGCGCACCGACCTCAAGGCGGTGCCGCCCGAGCACGGCGACCTGACCACCTGGTCCGAGCAGGGCGTGCTGCTGCTCAACCGGGTGCTCACCGTCGAGCAGGGCCAGCGGCACGCGCACCGGCGACAGGGCTGGGAGGACGTCACTGCCTGTGCCATCCAGGCCCTCGCCCGTCGCGCAGAGGCCGGGGCCCCGATGGTCGCGATCCTCTGGGGCGATCCGGCACGGACACTCGCGCCGCTCCTGGACCCGGTCCCGGTGATCGAGTCGGCGCACCCCTCACCGCTCTCGGCCCACAAGGGCTTCTTCGGCTCCCGTCCCTTCAGCCGGGCCAACCAGTTGCTCGCCGAGCAGGGCAGCACTCCCGTGAACTGGAGTCTGCCTTCCTGA
- a CDS encoding alpha/beta fold hydrolase — translation MDLLPLRSVPGAGLLPGPDQVVAAASNVAHKVLYGGLADLRPMPRTLIDEGTLREVYHYRPAGTVVQKGDPVLLVTPLAAPALCYDLRRGCSLVEHFVTEGRPTYLLEYGEVSFRDRNLGMEHWVDEVLPTAIREVSEHAGGRPVHLIGWSLGGIFSLLTLADEKSGKLPVASLSVVGSPIDVSLVPLLAPLRPLLNMFNGKGPITKGYQMLGGAPKPLVKWAFQLSAFQKMVTKPIALAQHIDDREFLAQVEAVDRFTANMIAYPGRTFGQLYHRFAKGNQLAQGLFELDDRVIDLGKIDVPVLVFGGATDGIAPVPAVRAVVPLLKGSPEVRFEVVPGGHLGMLTGRAARHTTWLAMDEWITEWSTDNQPEAPIGTSRKRRHGSASSRALSK, via the coding sequence ATGGATCTGCTCCCCCTGCGTTCGGTTCCGGGAGCCGGTCTGCTCCCCGGCCCCGATCAGGTCGTTGCTGCTGCCAGCAACGTGGCCCACAAGGTGTTGTACGGCGGCCTGGCCGACCTGCGTCCGATGCCGCGCACCCTGATCGATGAAGGCACGCTGCGCGAGGTCTATCACTACCGACCGGCCGGCACCGTCGTCCAGAAGGGCGACCCCGTCCTGCTCGTGACGCCGCTCGCTGCGCCCGCGCTCTGCTACGACCTGCGCCGCGGCTGCTCGCTCGTCGAGCACTTCGTCACCGAGGGCCGGCCGACGTACCTGCTGGAGTACGGCGAGGTGTCGTTCCGGGACCGCAATCTCGGCATGGAGCACTGGGTCGACGAGGTCCTGCCGACCGCGATCCGCGAGGTGTCCGAACACGCCGGCGGACGCCCGGTGCACCTGATCGGCTGGAGCCTCGGCGGCATCTTCTCGCTGCTGACCCTCGCCGACGAGAAGTCCGGCAAGCTGCCGGTGGCCTCGCTGTCCGTGGTCGGCTCCCCCATCGACGTGTCGCTGGTGCCGCTGCTGGCCCCGCTCCGGCCACTGCTGAACATGTTCAACGGCAAGGGCCCGATCACCAAGGGCTACCAGATGCTCGGCGGTGCCCCGAAGCCGCTCGTGAAGTGGGCCTTCCAACTCAGCGCCTTCCAGAAGATGGTGACCAAGCCGATCGCGCTGGCCCAGCACATCGACGACCGCGAGTTCCTCGCGCAGGTCGAGGCGGTCGACCGGTTCACCGCCAACATGATCGCTTACCCGGGCCGCACGTTCGGGCAGCTCTACCACCGCTTCGCCAAGGGCAATCAGCTCGCGCAGGGCCTGTTCGAGCTCGACGACCGCGTGATCGACCTCGGCAAGATCGACGTCCCCGTGCTGGTGTTCGGCGGTGCCACGGACGGCATCGCCCCGGTCCCGGCAGTGCGGGCCGTCGTACCGCTGTTGAAGGGGTCACCGGAGGTGCGCTTCGAGGTCGTCCCCGGCGGACACCTCGGCATGCTGACGGGGCGCGCGGCCCGGCACACAACGTGGTTGGCGATGGACGAGTGGATCACCGAGTGGTCCACGGACAACCAGCCGGAAGCCCCGATCGGCACCAGCCGCAAGCGTCGGCACGGTTCCGCCTCGTCGCGCGCGCTGTCGAAGTGA